A window of Paenibacillus phoenicis genomic DNA:
ACCTCGGCGTGGAAATTCCTGCGGAAGATTTACCGCTCGTGCAAAAACGCATGATCGAGAAATGTAACCGTGTTGGCAAACCGGTCATCACAGCTACGCAAATGCTTGACTCCATGCAACGCAACCCAAGACCTACGCGCGCAGAAGCCAGCGACGTGGCTAACGCGATTTTTGACGGTACGGACGCAATTATGCTCTCCGGTGAAACGGCTGCCGGGAAATATCCGGTGGAATCGGTGCTGACGATGTCCCGCATCGCAGAGAAAGCAGAATCCGCTTTGGAATATCGTGAAATCTTCTTGAAGCAAAGCAATGCCCAACAAACGACCGTAACCGAAGCGATCAGCCAAGCAGTTGCCAACTCGGCGCTGGAGCTGAACGCGAAAGCGATCATTACTTCGACGGAAACCGGTTATACGGCACGGATGGTCTCCAAATATCGTCCGAAAGCACCAATTATCGCTGTGACGACGGAAGATCAAACCTTGCGCCGCCTGGCCCTGAACTGGGGCGTAACGCCGGTGAAAGGCGATATCGCCAGCACGACGGACGAAATGTTCGACAAAGCGATGAAGGGCGGCTTGGATTCCGGACTGGTGAAGGAAGGCGACCTCGTAGTCATTACTGCCGGGGTACCGCTCGGACGTTCCGGTTCCACGAATCTGGTGAAAATCGGGCAAATCCGCAAGTAGCTTAAGGTTTATATACATCGACTTCAAGTCACAAAGAAAGCAATGGGGCCCGCTGAGGGACCATTGCTTTTTTTGCCGCCGAACGGGAACTGTACCTGCGGCAGCATCAGGCAAATCAGAAAGGAGCGGAGAATCGTGTACGTATGCGAACTGTCTATTGAGCCGAAATATTCGGAGTTTGACATGATGGGGATCATTTACCATGCCCGTTATATCGAGTGGTTCGAGCAGGGGAGGCTGCATCTGAGCCGGAATCTCGGCTTCGATTATTTCGATATGGAGCAGGCGGGGTATATCTCGCCCGTTCACGAAATGAAAGTAGAATATAAACGCGGGATCCGGTACGGGGATACCGTCCTGCTTAAGACCCGGGTCATTGAGAACAACGGGGTCAAAACGGCCTACGGATATGAGGTGTATAACGGGGAAGGCACGTTGTGCGTCGAGGGTTCTTCTTCGCATTATGTCGTTCGCCGCGAGGATTTCAAACCGGTGCAGTTCAAGAAGGTGTTCCCGGAATGGTACGCGGCGTTGGAGGAAGCCCGAAAACCGTAAAATTTTGATTATGTGACGCGGAGGCGGTAAAATACAAGTACAGGAATGTGATAAAGGAGTCCTGATATGCGTAAATGGATAGCCGCTCTCATCGTGTTGATTCCGATTGTTGAGTTTTGGGGGTATATGTACGTCGGAGAGAAGCTGGGCGTTGGGAAGACGATATTTTTGACGCTGGCGACTTCGGTCATCGGCGGGTTGATGATGCAATTTGAAGGACGTAAGGTGCTCGCGGATGCCCGAGCTCAGATGAGCGGCGGCCAACTTCCGGGACGAATGGTCCTAGATGGCTTATGCGTATTTGCCGGCGGGATTCTGCTGCTGATCCCTGGCTTCATTACCGATATCATTGGGTTTACGATGGTGTTTCCGCTGACGCGTATTCTCTATCGGATCCCGCTGATGAAATGGGTCAGCAAGAAGATCAAGGACGGAACGATTACGTATTTCCGCCGTTAACTCTGGTGGCAGGCAGCCCCTAAACAAGTCAAGAAAGGCATCTCGTCTCGGAGGGACGGGATGCCTTTTTTTTTCAAGCGTGAAGCTAATTCTATCTCAATCGACCATGCAAAATATAGTTCCGCAAATCCCGGACAACACCTGCACGGACGGCAGCACCCAGGATGACCAGCGTCACCGGACCGATGATCAGTCCCAATACGCCAAACAGCTTGAGCCCAACAAACATGGCGATCAGCGTGGGCAGGGGATCAAGTCCTACGCTGCTGGCTAGGACCTTTGGTTCAATGAGCTGACGGGCCAGCAGGATGACGCCGTACAAGACGGCCAGTCCAATCCCCAGCGTGTCGTGACCGGTGGCAAAGGCGTAGATGAGCCAAGGAATCATCACTGTACCGACACCGAGATAGGGCAACAGGTCGACAAGGCCGATCAGCAGGGCGTAGGTGAAGGCGGAATCGACGCCGAGGATGAGCAAGCCGATGAGAACGATAAACGCGGTGATCGAGATCATGATAAATTGCGCGCGCAGATAACCCGATAACGCCCGCTGGAGGTCGCGCCAGATGGCGCCTACGGTTTTGCGGAACGGCGCAGGGACCGAGGCGGCCAGAAATCGCATATCCCGCTCCCAATGATTGCTGATAAAAAAGGTGGCCAGCAGGATCACCCCGAGGATCACCCCTAAATTCGGGAGCGAGGAGAGCAGGTTGACGATCGTTTCCAAGACGTGATTGATAAGACGGGATACAAACGATCCGAACCTTTCAGCGGTATTGTCGATGTTTTTGTGGATCGTATTTTCATAGCCAGGGTTATCCGCAATAAACCGGTTGATTTCGGTAATGATCGACTGAATGCCTTCGCTTTGCGT
This region includes:
- the ytvI gene encoding sporulation integral membrane protein YtvI — translated: MDHVIVKRVLRGSWICIVLIVSVLAIYWLLPLGYPFLIAWLIAYAMNPLVLWFQRHLQVPKWLAVTLSLFIYVGSAGIIVSAALTRLVKELIHFAESFDHRIAEWRNLLISWTQSEGIQSIITEINRFIADNPGYENTIHKNIDNTAERFGSFVSRLINHVLETIVNLLSSLPNLGVILGVILLATFFISNHWERDMRFLAASVPAPFRKTVGAIWRDLQRALSGYLRAQFIMISITAFIVLIGLLILGVDSAFTYALLIGLVDLLPYLGVGTVMIPWLIYAFATGHDTLGIGLAVLYGVILLARQLIEPKVLASSVGLDPLPTLIAMFVGLKLFGVLGLIIGPVTLVILGAAVRAGVVRDLRNYILHGRLR
- a CDS encoding FxsA family protein; the protein is MRKWIAALIVLIPIVEFWGYMYVGEKLGVGKTIFLTLATSVIGGLMMQFEGRKVLADARAQMSGGQLPGRMVLDGLCVFAGGILLLIPGFITDIIGFTMVFPLTRILYRIPLMKWVSKKIKDGTITYFRR
- a CDS encoding acyl-CoA thioesterase, giving the protein MYVCELSIEPKYSEFDMMGIIYHARYIEWFEQGRLHLSRNLGFDYFDMEQAGYISPVHEMKVEYKRGIRYGDTVLLKTRVIENNGVKTAYGYEVYNGEGTLCVEGSSSHYVVRREDFKPVQFKKVFPEWYAALEEARKP